In Aquimarina sp. TRL1, a single window of DNA contains:
- a CDS encoding BrxA/BrxB family bacilliredoxin, translating to MYPADLVKPMREDLTNIGFEELHTTEAVDKAIDREGTTLVVVNSVCGCAAANARPGAKASLDNGKKPDHLVTVFAGVDKDATNKAREYMIPFPPSSPSMALFKDGELVHMLERHHIEGRPADMIAENLKDAYNEHC from the coding sequence ATGTATCCAGCAGATTTAGTGAAGCCAATGCGAGAAGATCTTACGAATATCGGATTCGAAGAATTACATACAACAGAAGCTGTTGATAAGGCAATAGATAGAGAAGGAACTACATTGGTTGTTGTAAATTCAGTATGTGGATGTGCAGCGGCAAATGCTAGGCCAGGAGCGAAAGCTTCTTTAGATAATGGAAAAAAACCAGACCATTTGGTGACGGTTTTTGCAGGGGTTGATAAAGATGCCACCAACAAAGCCAGAGAATATATGATTCCGTTTCCTCCATCCTCTCCTTCTATGGCTTTATTTAAAGATGGAGAACTAGTGCATATGTTAGAGCGTCATCATATAGAGGGAAGACCAGCTGATATGATTGCAGAAAATCTAAAAGATGCATATAACGAGCACTGCTAA
- a CDS encoding 1-acyl-sn-glycerol-3-phosphate acyltransferase has translation MMYTFMELIKKIISYPLSAVFLLLFGLTLLVFHPLQWLGLKLGGVKGHRGVVNIMNLAILRCLHFLGVKFSFKNKHKLPDDRPLIIVSNHQSMFDIPLISWYMRQWKPKFISKIELGKGIPSISFNLKHGGNVLIDRKNPKQSIPALSKFGKFISEHTFSAVIFPEGTRSRNGKPRKFAETGLKILFKYAPDAVAVPVTINNSWKLVRYGNFPMGIGLHLSLEVHEPLEIKTTKTDVLIETLEQRVVEGIR, from the coding sequence ATGATGTATACGTTTATGGAGTTAATAAAAAAGATCATATCTTATCCGTTAAGTGCTGTTTTTTTGTTACTTTTTGGATTGACATTATTGGTGTTCCATCCATTGCAATGGCTTGGTTTAAAATTAGGAGGAGTCAAAGGCCACAGAGGAGTTGTTAATATTATGAATTTAGCAATACTTCGTTGTCTTCATTTTTTAGGAGTAAAGTTTAGTTTTAAAAACAAACATAAACTTCCTGATGATCGTCCTTTAATAATAGTTTCTAATCATCAAAGCATGTTTGATATCCCATTAATCTCTTGGTATATGAGACAATGGAAACCAAAATTTATCTCTAAAATCGAATTAGGAAAAGGAATTCCTAGTATTTCTTTTAATCTTAAACACGGGGGGAATGTGTTAATTGATAGAAAGAATCCGAAACAGTCGATCCCGGCTTTATCAAAATTCGGAAAATTCATTTCCGAACATACATTTTCGGCGGTTATTTTTCCTGAAGGAACAAGAAGTCGAAATGGTAAACCGAGAAAATTTGCTGAAACAGGATTAAAAATTTTATTTAAATATGCTCCCGATGCAGTTGCTGTACCTGTGACGATAAATAATAGTTGGAAATTGGTACGTTATGGTAATTTTCCGATGGGAATAGGGCTTCATTTATCATTAGAAGTACATGAACCATTAGAGATCAAAACAACCAAGACAGATGTCTTGATAGAGACCTTAGAGCAACGAGTTGTGGAAGGAATACGATAA